The following are encoded in a window of Mycolicibacterium tusciae JS617 genomic DNA:
- a CDS encoding NYN domain-containing protein encodes MTESDAPRVAVYLDFDNIVISRYDQIHGRSSFQRDKTAGFHTKPGRLTEATVDVSAIIDFASSFGTLVLTRAYADWSADVNAEYQGQLVGRAVDLVQLFPAAAYAKNGADIRLAVDAVEDMFRLPDLTHVVIVAGDSDYIPLAQRCKRLGRYVVGIGITGSISRSLTAACDEFVTYDALPGVPVTDPPKKKPRKKAADGDSEPDAPDPQAAATALLERALRIGHEKDDADWLHNSAVKAQMKRMDPSFSEKSLGFRSFSDFLRSRAEVAELDESSTTRMVRLKVAE; translated from the coding sequence ATGACCGAATCCGATGCCCCGCGCGTGGCCGTCTATCTCGATTTCGACAACATCGTCATCTCTCGGTACGACCAGATCCACGGTCGAAGCTCGTTTCAGCGCGACAAGACGGCCGGATTTCACACAAAGCCCGGCCGCCTCACCGAGGCGACCGTCGACGTCAGCGCCATCATCGACTTCGCATCCTCATTCGGCACCCTGGTGTTGACGCGGGCCTATGCCGACTGGTCGGCCGACGTCAACGCCGAATACCAGGGTCAGCTCGTCGGCCGCGCCGTCGACCTGGTCCAGCTGTTTCCGGCTGCCGCGTACGCCAAGAACGGCGCCGACATCCGGTTGGCGGTCGACGCCGTGGAGGACATGTTCCGACTGCCGGACCTCACCCACGTCGTCATCGTCGCCGGCGACTCCGACTACATCCCGTTGGCCCAGCGCTGTAAGCGACTCGGCCGCTATGTGGTCGGCATCGGGATCACCGGTTCGATCAGCCGGTCGCTGACGGCCGCCTGCGACGAGTTCGTCACCTACGACGCGCTGCCCGGGGTGCCGGTGACCGACCCGCCCAAAAAGAAGCCCCGCAAGAAGGCGGCCGACGGCGACTCCGAACCCGACGCGCCCGACCCGCAGGCCGCCGCGACCGCACTCCTAGAGCGGGCGCTGCGGATCGGGCACGAGAAGGACGACGCCGACTGGCTGCACAACTCCGCGGTCAAGGCGCAGATGAAACGGATGGACCCGTCGTTTTCGGAGAAGTCGCTGGGATTCCGCTCGTTCAGCGACTTCCTGCGCTCCCGCGCCGAGGTGGCCGAGCTCGACGAGAGCAGCACCACCCGTATGGTGCGGCTCAAGGTTGCGGAATGA
- a CDS encoding MBL fold metallo-hydrolase, producing the protein MTDRLYFRQLLSGRDFAAGDMIAEQMRNFAYLIGDRETGDCVVVDPAYAAGDLVDALEADGMHLSGVLVSHHHPDHVGGSMMGFELKGLAELLERVSVPVHVNSVEAEWVSRVTGIARSELTDHQHGDVIKVGDIDIELLHTPGHTPGSQCFLLDGRLVAGDTLFLEGCGRTDFPGGDVDEMFRSLQALAQLSGDPTVFPGHWYSQEPSAALSEVRRTNYVYRASNLDQWRMLMGG; encoded by the coding sequence ATGACGGACCGCCTGTACTTTCGCCAGTTGCTCTCCGGCCGGGATTTCGCCGCCGGCGACATGATCGCCGAGCAGATGCGCAATTTCGCCTACCTCATCGGCGACCGCGAGACCGGCGACTGCGTCGTCGTCGATCCGGCGTATGCGGCTGGCGACCTGGTCGACGCGTTGGAGGCCGACGGCATGCACCTGTCGGGCGTCCTGGTCAGCCATCACCATCCTGACCACGTCGGCGGCTCGATGATGGGCTTCGAACTGAAGGGGCTCGCCGAACTGCTGGAGCGGGTGAGCGTGCCCGTACACGTCAACAGTGTTGAGGCCGAATGGGTTTCACGTGTCACCGGGATCGCCCGCAGCGAACTGACGGACCATCAGCACGGCGATGTGATCAAGGTCGGCGACATCGACATCGAGCTTCTGCATACTCCCGGCCACACCCCGGGAAGCCAGTGCTTCCTGCTAGATGGTCGGCTCGTCGCGGGCGACACACTGTTTCTAGAGGGCTGCGGCCGGACCGACTTTCCCGGTGGCGATGTCGACGAGATGTTCCGCAGCCTGCAGGCGCTGGCACAGCTGTCCGGCGATCCGACGGTCTTTCCCGGCCACTGGTATTCGCAGGAGCCCAGTGCGGCGCTTTCCGAGGTGCGACGCACCAATTACGTCTACCGCGCCAGCAATCTGGATCAGTGGCGCATGTTGATGGGCGGCTGA